A genomic stretch from Bos mutus isolate GX-2022 chromosome 4, NWIPB_WYAK_1.1, whole genome shotgun sequence includes:
- the LOC102282893 gene encoding LOW QUALITY PROTEIN: zinc finger protein 724-like (The sequence of the model RefSeq protein was modified relative to this genomic sequence to represent the inferred CDS: deleted 2 bases in 2 codons), producing the protein MGYDGVREYLFNETGHNIDQGSSLMKHQGNQFLNNDSGSNKCRNIFYQRADVSLYKSVDIGKKAYNCSEYSKVCNQSCKLRQQQSIENVEKHYKSNTCGKIVTKSLNVSSHRKIHTERKPFKCTECGKAFICSSCLTQHQQTHTGERPYKCKECGKVYTCCSNLTQHQVIHTGEKPYRCRECGRAFNRCSYLTMHQRIHTGDTLYKCRECAKAFICGSHLIQHQQTHTEKKPYKCTECDKSFKRCGSLTQYHIIHTGEKQYKCTERGKAFRHSSSLTQHQRIHTGERPYKCKYCGKAFNCKSHLTQHKQIHPTRKAYKCTKCGKPFNQKSTLSRHQIIHTGEKPYKCKDCSKAFNCKSHFTQHEQIHPTRKPYKCIECGEAFNQRSSLSRHQIIHTGEKPYKCKDCGKI; encoded by the exons ATGGGGTATGATGGGGTGAGAGAGTATTTATTCAATGAAACTGGACATAACATTGACCAAGGCTCAAGTCTCATGAAACACCAGGGAAATCAATTTTTAAACAATGATTCTGGAAGTAATAAATGTAGGAATATCTTTTATCAAAGAGCAGATGTTTCTCTGTATAAAAGTGTGGATATTGGAAAGAAGGCTTATAATTgtagtgaatatagtaaagtttgtAATCAGTCTTGTAAACTTAGACAACAGCAGAGTattgagaatgtggagaaacatTACAAGAGTAACACATGTGGGAAAATAGTCACTAAATCATTAAATGTAAGTAGCCATAGGAAAATCCATACAGAAAGGAAGCCTTTCAAATGTACAGAGTGTGGCAAAGCCTTTATCTGTTCCTCGTGTCTTACTCAACATCAACAAACCCATACTGGGGAGAGACCTTataaatgtaaggaatgtgggaaagTCTATACCTGTTGCTCAAATCTTACTCAACATCAGGTAATTCATACTGGGGAAAAGCcttacagatgtagagaatgtgGCAGAGCCTTTAATAGGTGTTCATATCTCACTATGCATCAGCGAATTCATACTGGGGATACTCTATACAAATGTAGAGAATGTGCCAAAGCCTTTATCTGTGGCTCACATCTTATTCAACATCAGCAAACTCATACTGAAAAGAAGCCTTATAAATGCACAGAATGTGACAAGTCTTTTAAGCGGTGTGGAAGCCTAACTCAATATCACATAATTCATACTGGGGAGAAGCAGTATAAATGTACAGAGCGTGGCAAAGCCTTTAGGCACAGCTCAAGTCTTACTCAACATCAGCGAATCCATACTGGAGAGAgaccttataaatgtaaatattgtgGCAAAGCCTTTAATTGTAAATCACATCTTACTCAACATAAGCAAATTCATCCTACAAGGAAGGCTTATAAATGTACTAAATGTGGTAAACCCTTTAATCAGAAGTCAACTCTTTCTAGACATCAGATAATTCATAct ggagagaaaccttataaatgtaagGATTGTAGCAAAGCCTTTAATTGTAAATCACATTTTACTCAACATGAGCAAATTCATCCTACAAGGAAGCCTTATAAATGTATAGAATGTGGTGAAGCCTTTAATCAGAGGTCAAGTCTTTCTAGACATCAGATAATTCATAct ggagagaaaccttataaatgtaagGATTGTGGCAAAATCTAA